From a single Leptotrichia sp. OH3620_COT-345 genomic region:
- the crr gene encoding PTS glucose transporter subunit IIA, with protein sequence MGLFDFLKGNNKEAEKKEFEGKVYAPISGKILPLEQVPDEVFAQKMVGDGIAIEPDASGTMLAPADGRVEKIFDTNHAFSIVTTSGMEIFVHFGMDTVKLEGKGFERIANEGDTVKKGDPLIKYDYEFLKENAKSVITPVIISNYEEYSSLGKKEGNAVAGETLVLDVVK encoded by the coding sequence ATGGGTTTATTTGATTTTCTGAAAGGAAATAATAAGGAAGCTGAAAAAAAAGAATTTGAAGGTAAAGTTTATGCACCGATTTCAGGTAAAATTTTACCGTTGGAGCAGGTACCTGATGAAGTTTTTGCACAGAAAATGGTTGGGGACGGTATTGCCATTGAGCCTGATGCCTCAGGAACAATGTTAGCTCCTGCTGACGGAAGAGTAGAAAAAATCTTTGATACAAATCATGCTTTCAGTATAGTTACAACATCAGGAATGGAAATATTTGTACATTTTGGTATGGATACCGTGAAACTGGAAGGAAAAGGTTTTGAAAGAATAGCTAACGAAGGAGATACAGTAAAAAAAGGAGATCCTCTAATAAAATATGATTATGAATTTTTAAAGGAAAATGCAAAATCTGTTATTACTCCTGTAATAATCTCAAATTATGAAGAATATTCATCTTTAGGTAAAAAAGAAGGAAATGCGGTAGCAGGAGAAACATTAGTTTTAGATGTAGTAAAATAA
- a CDS encoding MATE family efflux transporter gives MLFKKHTAEERRELILHGNILNTLLFLSAPTLMVGVIQALVPLSDGLFLNNLAGVVVASAVSFSQPVLSIMVALSQGLGVAAMAMIGQLYGRGSMRAVKEVSLQVFVFGFFIGIALMPICVASGYFISKTLTSEIKNEVFIYISLYSLPMPFVFLTAIYNSVKNAVGRPEVTFIRIFILLILKIIFNAIFLYFLRMGIIGAVMATLFSYISITVWMWHDLFVKNSDMKLSLKKYHIKLPIVARLFKIGFPSMLSYMLIQLGFVLINKEIDKYGAISLNAQGIASNINSICFILPSAIGTTVTTMISMNMGIGEIGKSKKIFRYGCITSIVIAFLTIISIVPFAENFTILFTRNRKVLEIANNALNIYTYSVVSFGVFSICQGVFIALGRTKVPLVMAILRIWLFRYLFIIFTQKYLGVYAVFWGNLFSNTIAALLFFYLVKTLDWNINMAKIPKKKNTVPFLKKV, from the coding sequence ATGTTATTTAAAAAACATACGGCAGAAGAACGGAGAGAGTTAATTCTTCACGGAAATATTTTAAATACTCTCCTTTTTTTATCTGCTCCTACACTTATGGTGGGTGTTATACAAGCCCTTGTTCCTTTATCCGACGGATTGTTTTTGAATAATCTTGCAGGGGTGGTCGTAGCCAGCGCCGTTTCATTCAGCCAGCCTGTTCTGAGTATAATGGTTGCTTTATCTCAGGGACTTGGAGTGGCAGCTATGGCAATGATAGGACAGCTGTATGGTCGGGGATCAATGAGAGCTGTAAAAGAAGTTTCATTGCAGGTTTTTGTTTTCGGATTTTTTATAGGAATTGCTTTAATGCCTATATGTGTAGCTTCAGGTTATTTTATCTCGAAAACATTAACTTCGGAAATTAAAAATGAAGTTTTTATTTACATTTCCCTTTATTCTTTACCCATGCCTTTTGTGTTTTTAACTGCAATATATAATTCAGTAAAAAATGCAGTTGGGCGTCCGGAAGTTACTTTCATAAGAATTTTTATATTATTAATCTTGAAAATTATATTTAATGCTATTTTCCTTTATTTTTTAAGAATGGGTATTATAGGAGCAGTAATGGCTACTCTTTTTTCATATATTTCTATTACAGTATGGATGTGGCATGATTTATTTGTAAAAAATAGTGATATGAAGCTCAGTTTAAAAAAATATCATATTAAACTTCCGATTGTGGCAAGACTTTTTAAAATAGGTTTTCCGTCAATGTTAAGTTATATGCTTATTCAGCTTGGATTTGTACTTATTAACAAAGAAATTGATAAATATGGTGCGATATCTCTTAATGCTCAGGGAATAGCATCGAATATTAATTCTATCTGTTTTATATTACCTTCCGCTATAGGAACTACAGTGACTACTATGATAAGTATGAATATGGGAATAGGTGAAATCGGTAAATCAAAAAAGATATTCAGATATGGCTGTATTACAAGTATTGTTATTGCTTTTCTTACAATAATTTCTATAGTCCCGTTTGCGGAAAATTTTACTATATTGTTTACTCGTAACAGAAAGGTTCTTGAAATTGCAAATAATGCTTTGAATATTTATACATATTCAGTTGTCAGTTTCGGAGTGTTTTCAATATGCCAGGGAGTTTTTATAGCTCTTGGGAGAACAAAAGTTCCCTTGGTCATGGCAATTTTAAGAATATGGCTTTTCAGATATTTATTTATCATATTTACTCAAAAGTATCTGGGTGTATATGCTGTATTCTGGGGAAATCTTTTTTCCAATACTATTGCAGCATTACTATTTTTTTACCTTGTAAAAACACTTGACTGGAATATTAATATGGCAAAAATTCCTAAAAAGAAAAATACAGTTCCATTTTTGAAGAAGGTTTAA
- the lysA gene encoding diaminopimelate decarboxylase — protein sequence MKLFGTSEVNKKGNLSIGGVDTIELVKEFKTPLYVMDQELIETTIDKMKKVFVSSRFDTHIAYAGKAFFTTGMAKLINSKGLELDVVSGGELYTAYKAGFPMNKVHMHGNNKTYEELKMAIELGIKEIVIDNENEIEKIEEICKEKGKKQAVLLRIDPGIEAHTHHYIKTSGLTSKFGVSLFQKNLFEIVKRINDSEHFEFKGFHTHIGSQIFQSEFFIFALDEIFKYLDKLKKELGIVVHTVNMGGGFGIYYKEGDDPAAIEEVLQEIITYTEAMEIKYKIGFKELCIEPGRSIVGNAGTTLYEVGGIKETVGGKTYIFVNGGMADNIRPALYQAEYEAGVVNKLNEIPVNEVTLAGKFCESGDILIEKTKLQNTQVGDILAITTTGAYCYSMSSNYNRFTKPAVVFVKDGKAKLAVKRESYEDIVRNDEIFEL from the coding sequence ATGAAATTGTTTGGGACATCAGAAGTAAATAAGAAGGGGAATTTATCTATAGGAGGAGTAGATACAATAGAACTTGTAAAAGAATTTAAAACTCCTCTTTACGTAATGGATCAGGAATTAATAGAAACAACAATTGACAAAATGAAGAAAGTGTTCGTGTCTTCAAGATTTGATACACATATTGCTTATGCGGGGAAGGCGTTTTTTACTACAGGAATGGCTAAATTAATTAATTCAAAAGGACTTGAACTTGATGTAGTTTCGGGAGGCGAACTGTATACAGCATATAAAGCGGGGTTTCCTATGAATAAAGTACATATGCACGGAAACAACAAAACTTATGAAGAACTGAAAATGGCAATAGAACTGGGAATAAAAGAAATAGTAATAGATAATGAAAATGAAATAGAAAAAATAGAGGAAATATGTAAGGAAAAAGGGAAAAAACAGGCTGTACTTCTTAGAATAGATCCCGGAATTGAAGCACATACACATCATTATATAAAAACTTCAGGGCTTACATCAAAATTTGGGGTATCTTTATTTCAAAAAAATCTTTTTGAAATAGTAAAAAGGATAAATGATAGTGAACATTTTGAATTTAAAGGATTTCATACACATATAGGTTCCCAGATATTTCAATCTGAATTTTTTATATTTGCGTTGGATGAAATATTTAAATATCTGGATAAACTTAAAAAAGAACTTGGAATAGTTGTTCATACTGTAAATATGGGAGGAGGCTTTGGAATATATTATAAAGAAGGAGATGATCCTGCGGCCATTGAAGAAGTACTTCAAGAAATAATAACTTATACAGAAGCCATGGAAATAAAATATAAAATAGGTTTTAAAGAATTATGTATTGAGCCGGGAAGAAGTATAGTAGGTAATGCAGGTACGACTCTTTATGAAGTGGGAGGAATAAAAGAAACGGTAGGAGGAAAAACTTATATATTTGTCAACGGAGGAATGGCGGACAATATAAGACCGGCACTTTATCAGGCGGAATATGAGGCAGGAGTAGTTAATAAACTCAATGAAATACCTGTAAATGAAGTTACTCTTGCAGGGAAATTTTGCGAGTCGGGAGATATTTTAATTGAAAAAACTAAACTTCAGAATACACAAGTAGGGGATATTCTTGCTATTACTACAACAGGAGCATACTGTTATTCAATGTCCAGTAATTATAACAGATTTACAAAGCCTGCAGTTGTATTTGTAAAAGACGGGAAAGCAAAACTTGCAGTAAAAAGAGAATCTTATGAAGATATAGTAAGAAATGATGAAATTTTTGAACTATAA
- a CDS encoding aspartate kinase yields MIIVHKYGGSSVATTEKILDIAKYLGKVKSENNDVVVVVSAMGKTTDNLIKLAYEITEDPDKREMDRLMSTGEQQTIALLSIALQSLGYDAISLTGRQAGIMTEGHHTKNRIKSIDGEKIKGYLKEGKIVIVAGFQGVDKLGDVATLGRGGSDTSAVALAAVLNAKCEIYTDVDGIYSIDPRVYPDAKKISHISYDEMMELAFLGAGVMESRAVELGKKYGVEIYVGKSLGEKNGTIITSKEKMMEEKVITGISVNENILMVNIENIPTYAKNVYAIFEQAVNLGINIDMISQNDVLSEHGSFAFACPKTEKTSLEKLSEILKEEFKDISVIINPYVVKVSLVGIGLISNTVVAARIFKVFAENNISFHQVAASEISIAIIVDEVMGKEAARLLAKEFNI; encoded by the coding sequence GTGATAATAGTACATAAATATGGCGGAAGTTCTGTAGCTACAACTGAAAAAATATTAGACATAGCAAAATATCTGGGAAAAGTGAAATCGGAAAACAATGATGTAGTAGTTGTAGTTTCTGCAATGGGAAAAACTACTGACAATTTAATAAAATTGGCATATGAAATAACTGAAGACCCTGATAAAAGGGAAATGGACAGACTTATGTCAACGGGAGAACAGCAGACGATTGCTCTTCTAAGTATAGCTCTACAGTCATTGGGATATGATGCTATATCCCTTACGGGTCGACAGGCAGGAATAATGACAGAAGGTCATCACACAAAAAATAGGATAAAATCTATAGATGGTGAAAAAATAAAAGGATACTTGAAAGAAGGTAAAATTGTCATAGTTGCCGGATTTCAAGGTGTAGATAAATTAGGAGATGTGGCTACACTGGGAAGAGGGGGTTCAGACACTTCGGCAGTTGCTCTTGCTGCTGTACTTAATGCAAAATGTGAGATATATACTGATGTAGATGGTATATATTCTATTGATCCGAGAGTTTATCCAGATGCAAAGAAAATTTCACATATATCTTATGATGAAATGATGGAGCTGGCATTTTTAGGAGCAGGAGTAATGGAATCGAGAGCAGTGGAATTGGGTAAAAAATATGGAGTGGAAATATATGTAGGAAAATCTTTAGGAGAAAAAAATGGAACTATAATAACTTCAAAGGAGAAAATGATGGAAGAAAAAGTAATAACGGGTATATCCGTTAATGAAAATATATTAATGGTTAATATTGAAAATATACCGACATATGCAAAAAATGTTTATGCAATTTTTGAACAAGCTGTAAATCTCGGGATAAATATTGATATGATAAGTCAGAATGATGTGTTAAGCGAACATGGGAGTTTTGCTTTTGCCTGTCCTAAAACTGAAAAGACTTCTCTGGAAAAATTAAGTGAAATACTAAAAGAGGAATTTAAGGATATATCTGTAATTATAAATCCTTATGTAGTTAAAGTTTCTTTGGTAGGAATAGGACTTATAAGTAATACAGTAGTTGCGGCAAGGATATTTAAAGTTTTTGCGGAAAATAATATAAGTTTCCATCAAGTGGCGGCTTCAGAAATAAGTATAGCCATAATAGTGGATGAAGTAATGGGGAAAGAAGCTGCAAGGCTTCTTGCAAAAGAATTTAACATTTAG
- the dapF gene encoding diaminopimelate epimerase: MLKFEKYQGAGNDFIIVNEKDLIEKGIPDYSQFAHEICCRHFGIGADGLLILKYVANMPFMFFYNPDGSQAPMCGNGIRCFGHYLKNNNVEQEDRFTIKTLAGDMIIETFTENDVFFAKVNMGEPIFDVKKMINIENERFMREKITIDEKEVEISYIFMGTDHSVIFVNDFEEYNIDTFGKKVENFTELFPKKVNVNFVKVIDKKRIEIITWERGAGRTLACGTGATASAVLARIYGFVEDHINVKVPGGQLVIDYAGYGSEAFMTGPSEKIAEGYYIFKR; this comes from the coding sequence ATGCTGAAATTTGAAAAATATCAGGGAGCGGGAAATGACTTTATTATTGTCAATGAAAAAGACCTTATAGAAAAAGGAATACCCGATTACAGTCAATTTGCCCATGAAATATGTTGTCGACATTTCGGTATTGGAGCGGACGGTCTTTTAATATTGAAATATGTAGCGAATATGCCTTTCATGTTTTTCTATAATCCGGATGGAAGTCAGGCTCCTATGTGTGGTAACGGAATAAGATGTTTTGGTCACTACCTAAAAAATAACAATGTTGAACAGGAAGATAGATTTACAATAAAAACTCTTGCAGGTGACATGATTATTGAAACTTTCACTGAAAATGACGTTTTTTTTGCTAAAGTAAATATGGGTGAACCTATATTTGACGTGAAAAAGATGATTAATATTGAAAATGAAAGATTTATGCGGGAAAAAATAACTATAGATGAAAAAGAAGTGGAAATTTCATATATTTTTATGGGGACGGATCATTCGGTTATATTTGTAAATGATTTTGAAGAGTACAACATAGATACATTCGGGAAAAAAGTAGAAAACTTTACTGAGTTGTTTCCCAAAAAAGTGAATGTAAACTTTGTCAAAGTTATAGACAAAAAACGTATTGAAATAATTACATGGGAAAGAGGAGCAGGAAGAACTCTTGCATGTGGAACGGGAGCCACAGCATCGGCAGTTCTCGCAAGGATTTATGGATTTGTAGAAGATCATATAAATGTAAAAGTTCCCGGAGGACAGCTTGTTATAGATTATGCAGGATACGGAAGTGAAGCTTTTATGACGGGTCCGAGTGAAAAAATAGCTGAAGGATATTATATTTTCAAAAGATAA
- the dapA gene encoding 4-hydroxy-tetrahydrodipicolinate synthase → MKFEGSYVALITPFKESGELDEEKIRELVNYHIENGTAGIVPCGTTGEAPTLTFTEHEKVIKIVVEEVKGRIQVIAGAGSNNTQRAIELTKYAKELGADAALSTCPYYNKPSQRGLYEHYKKIAEEAKFPVMLYNVPGRTGVNIEAETVAKLAEIPEIVAIKEATGSLEQMIKIQDLCGDKIEILSGEDHLILPMLSIGAKGVVSVVANIMPQEMSNLIYSFLNKDFDKAYKLHTDLYDVSRNMFIEGNPVTVKTAMKILGKIKNDNVRLPLLPSEEETQKKLEKLFKEKGII, encoded by the coding sequence ATGAAATTTGAAGGATCATATGTAGCACTTATAACTCCATTTAAAGAAAGCGGAGAACTCGATGAAGAAAAAATAAGAGAACTTGTAAACTATCATATTGAAAATGGAACAGCAGGAATAGTGCCATGTGGGACTACAGGAGAAGCTCCTACACTGACTTTTACCGAACATGAAAAAGTTATAAAAATAGTAGTGGAAGAAGTAAAAGGAAGAATACAGGTAATAGCGGGAGCAGGATCAAATAATACACAGAGAGCGATAGAGCTTACAAAGTATGCAAAGGAATTGGGAGCAGATGCTGCACTCAGTACATGTCCTTATTATAATAAGCCGAGCCAGAGAGGACTTTACGAACATTATAAAAAAATAGCTGAAGAAGCGAAATTTCCGGTAATGCTTTATAATGTTCCTGGAAGAACAGGAGTAAATATAGAAGCTGAAACAGTAGCAAAACTTGCAGAAATTCCTGAAATAGTTGCTATAAAGGAAGCAACAGGCAGTCTTGAGCAGATGATAAAAATACAGGATTTGTGCGGAGATAAAATAGAAATTTTATCAGGAGAAGATCATTTAATATTACCGATGCTGTCGATAGGGGCAAAAGGAGTAGTTTCAGTAGTTGCAAATATTATGCCACAGGAAATGAGCAATCTGATATATTCATTTTTAAATAAGGATTTTGATAAAGCTTATAAATTGCATACCGACTTATATGATGTCAGCAGAAATATGTTTATAGAAGGGAATCCTGTTACTGTAAAAACTGCAATGAAAATACTCGGAAAAATTAAAAATGACAACGTAAGGCTTCCACTTCTTCCGTCAGAGGAAGAAACTCAGAAAAAACTGGAAAAACTGTTTAAGGAAAAAGGGATAATCTAA
- a CDS encoding aspartate-semialdehyde dehydrogenase: MKKYNVAIVGATGLVGRTFLKVLKERNFPIENLYLYASKRSAGKIVEFGGKNYTVIELKDENIREDIHIALFSAGGGISLEFAPKFRDRGAVVVDNSSAWRMEKDIPLVVPEANPEALDGHKGIIANCNCSTIQVIPVLKVLQDKYGLKRVVFSTYQAVAGSGQKGIDDLEANLRGEPSKGYPHQIAFNLIPHIDVFLDNGYTKEEMKMVQETRKILNLPDLRVTATCVRVPVRMGHAVSINVELEKHFDLKDVIKAFEEKEGVIVRDDVSENIYPMPIEAAGTDEIYVGRIRRDESVESGLNLWVVADNIRKGAATNTIQIAETLIKKGVI; this comes from the coding sequence ATGAAAAAATATAATGTGGCAATAGTTGGAGCAACAGGGCTGGTAGGTCGGACATTTTTAAAGGTTTTGAAAGAGAGAAATTTTCCTATAGAAAATTTATATTTATATGCTTCAAAAAGATCAGCAGGAAAGATTGTCGAATTTGGTGGGAAAAATTATACGGTGATTGAGCTGAAAGATGAAAATATAAGGGAAGATATACATATAGCATTATTTTCAGCAGGAGGAGGAATATCTCTCGAATTTGCTCCGAAATTTAGAGATAGAGGAGCTGTAGTAGTAGATAACAGCAGTGCATGGAGAATGGAAAAAGACATACCGTTGGTAGTTCCTGAAGCAAATCCCGAAGCACTTGACGGGCATAAAGGTATAATAGCCAACTGTAACTGTTCAACTATACAGGTTATTCCTGTATTGAAAGTTCTTCAAGATAAATATGGACTTAAAAGAGTCGTATTTTCAACTTATCAGGCAGTGGCAGGTTCCGGGCAGAAAGGGATAGACGATCTTGAAGCAAATTTAAGAGGGGAACCGTCAAAAGGGTATCCTCATCAGATAGCATTTAATCTAATCCCACATATTGATGTGTTTCTGGATAACGGATATACAAAAGAAGAAATGAAAATGGTGCAGGAAACAAGAAAAATATTAAACCTTCCTGACTTGAGAGTAACAGCCACATGTGTAAGAGTGCCGGTGAGAATGGGACATGCAGTTTCCATAAATGTGGAACTGGAAAAACATTTTGATTTAAAAGATGTGATAAAAGCTTTTGAAGAAAAAGAAGGAGTTATTGTAAGAGATGATGTTTCTGAAAATATATATCCTATGCCTATAGAAGCAGCAGGAACAGATGAAATATATGTAGGAAGAATAAGAAGAGATGAATCAGTAGAGAGCGGACTGAATTTATGGGTAGTTGCAGATAATATAAGAAAAGGTGCGGCAACTAACACTATTCAGATTGCTGAAACATTAATAAAAAAAGGAGTTATATAA
- a CDS encoding ABC transporter substrate-binding protein/permease, with translation MKLNKIKNKIVLLLIFLTVFVGGYAQNGELKVGMECGYAPFNWFQNTGKNDAVKIEGGYCGGYDVEIAKLIAEGLGKKLVIVKSEWDALLGPALTSGKVDIVIAGMSPTIERKESLSFTKPYYESDLVVVVAKDGKYTTAKSINDFQGARITGQLSTLHYNVINQMKGVSKQPAMENFPAMIVALSSGKIDGYVSEKPGAMAAQLSNPNLTFIEFDKENGFEYENSEVDVAIGIKKGNEELVQKINEILDEISSEKRKSIMETAIKNQPEMEQRSFTEWVLFFLRNNWGAFLKGTLTTLLVSLTGTIVGFIIGLGVILVKNINTDERTPKLKKIGLKILNTFFSIYVTVFRGTPMIVQSMVIYYGSSQVFNWNFSPMGAALFIVSINTGAYMCEIIRGGIDSIDKGQFEAAQAIGMTHFQMMKNIIFPQMFRIILPAIGNEFIINIKDTSVLNVISVTELFFISKSVAGSYSRYYEVFIITSVIYFFLTFTLSSILKYIEKKIDGPQNFEFLDEISTKDTTQGIITGGDK, from the coding sequence TTGAAACTGAATAAAATAAAAAATAAAATAGTTCTGTTACTAATATTTTTGACTGTATTTGTTGGAGGATATGCTCAAAATGGAGAGCTTAAAGTTGGGATGGAATGTGGTTATGCTCCTTTTAACTGGTTTCAAAATACAGGTAAAAACGATGCAGTAAAAATAGAAGGGGGCTACTGTGGAGGTTATGATGTTGAAATAGCCAAATTAATAGCTGAAGGACTGGGGAAAAAATTAGTTATAGTAAAATCTGAATGGGATGCTCTTTTAGGACCTGCACTGACTTCAGGGAAAGTAGATATAGTTATTGCAGGAATGTCACCTACAATAGAAAGAAAAGAAAGCCTATCTTTTACAAAACCTTATTACGAATCAGATTTGGTAGTGGTAGTGGCAAAAGACGGGAAATATACTACAGCAAAGTCAATTAATGATTTTCAGGGAGCAAGAATAACGGGTCAATTAAGCACCTTACATTATAATGTCATAAATCAGATGAAAGGGGTATCGAAACAACCTGCAATGGAAAATTTTCCTGCAATGATAGTAGCATTAAGTTCAGGGAAGATAGACGGATATGTTTCAGAAAAACCGGGAGCGATGGCAGCCCAACTTTCAAATCCTAATTTGACTTTTATAGAATTTGATAAAGAAAACGGATTTGAGTATGAAAATTCTGAAGTGGATGTAGCAATAGGTATAAAAAAAGGAAATGAAGAACTTGTTCAGAAAATAAACGAGATTTTGGATGAAATATCTTCAGAAAAAAGAAAAAGTATTATGGAAACTGCCATAAAAAATCAACCTGAAATGGAGCAGAGGTCATTTACGGAATGGGTATTATTTTTCCTTAGAAATAATTGGGGAGCATTTCTTAAAGGGACATTGACTACTTTGCTTGTTTCGCTGACAGGAACTATAGTAGGATTTATAATAGGCTTGGGAGTTATACTCGTTAAAAATATAAATACCGATGAAAGAACACCGAAACTGAAAAAAATCGGTCTGAAAATACTAAATACATTTTTTTCAATTTATGTGACAGTATTTAGAGGAACACCGATGATCGTTCAGTCAATGGTGATATATTACGGTTCATCTCAAGTTTTTAACTGGAATTTTTCTCCTATGGGAGCGGCGCTTTTTATAGTTTCTATAAATACGGGTGCGTATATGTGTGAAATCATAAGAGGGGGAATAGATTCCATAGATAAAGGTCAGTTTGAAGCTGCACAAGCAATAGGAATGACTCATTTTCAAATGATGAAAAATATAATTTTTCCGCAGATGTTCAGAATTATTCTTCCTGCAATAGGAAATGAATTTATTATAAATATAAAAGATACTTCTGTATTAAATGTAATAAGTGTTACGGAACTTTTTTTCATATCAAAATCCGTAGCGGGGTCATATTCCCGTTACTATGAAGTATTTATTATTACCAGTGTAATATATTTCTTTCTGACATTTACATTATCTTCTATTTTAAAATATATCGAGAAAAAAATAGACGGACCTCAGAATTTTGAATTTCTTGATGAAATTTCTACAAAGGATACAACTCAGGGGATAATTACAGGAGGGGATAAGTAA
- a CDS encoding amino acid ABC transporter ATP-binding protein, giving the protein MKKGNKVIEIKNIRKDFGNRTVLKDINFDVYEKEVVSIIGSSGSGKSTLLRCINLLERPTGGEILFHGKDIVSGNVPLIKLREKVGMVFQQFNLFNNLSVLDNCVIGQVKVLKKSREEAEKTAKELLTKVGMERYVHAKPSQISGGQKQRVAIARALAMEPEVLLFDEPTSALDPEMVGEVLKVMKDLANSGLTMIVVTHEMNFAHDVSSRVVFMDQGIIVEDDRPEVIFDNPVHDRTKEFLSRMLNK; this is encoded by the coding sequence ATGAAAAAAGGAAATAAGGTAATAGAAATCAAAAATATAAGAAAAGATTTCGGAAACAGAACAGTTTTAAAAGATATAAACTTTGATGTATATGAAAAAGAAGTTGTAAGTATAATCGGTTCCTCAGGGAGCGGAAAATCCACTCTTTTAAGATGTATTAATTTACTGGAAAGACCTACAGGGGGAGAAATACTTTTTCATGGAAAAGATATAGTTTCAGGCAATGTTCCGCTCATAAAATTAAGAGAAAAAGTGGGAATGGTTTTTCAGCAGTTTAATTTATTCAATAATCTGAGTGTACTGGACAACTGTGTGATAGGACAGGTGAAAGTACTGAAAAAATCTCGTGAAGAGGCTGAAAAGACCGCAAAGGAACTTCTTACAAAAGTCGGTATGGAAAGATACGTTCATGCAAAACCTTCCCAGATATCAGGAGGACAAAAGCAGAGAGTGGCTATTGCAAGAGCACTGGCAATGGAACCTGAAGTTTTATTATTTGATGAACCAACATCAGCTCTTGATCCTGAAATGGTAGGGGAAGTTCTAAAAGTTATGAAAGATCTCGCAAATAGCGGTCTTACTATGATTGTAGTTACACATGAAATGAATTTTGCTCATGATGTTTCCAGCCGTGTAGTTTTTATGGATCAGGGTATCATTGTAGAAGATGACAGACCGGAAGTAATTTTTGACAATCCTGTACATGATAGAACCAAAGAATTTTTGTCAAGAATGTTAAATAAATAG
- a CDS encoding viral A-type inclusion protein codes for MKKLKLTDEEKEILKGNEEGIKQAFINKAALAAAEKNEFSEQEKEELDYFYNNEKTKYFVAKQIEDKISVDADEVVKIYNENKAQFDAQNVPFSQARDIIQRDLLNQQVATLENEEFNKIVQEMGETVEITKKEILFSQGNPDVIRNIILNKIVTEKAKENDFEKKEKNSLKIIKDNVLLNYYIDLEVRKKVQVTHEEIVNIYEAEKGKLGNVTPNDAYNQIANGLLNNKANEERTNVINKIVEEYKIDDLVKENL; via the coding sequence ATGAAAAAATTAAAGTTGACTGATGAAGAAAAAGAAATATTAAAAGGAAACGAAGAAGGGATAAAGCAAGCGTTCATTAACAAAGCTGCTCTTGCAGCTGCTGAAAAAAATGAATTTTCAGAACAGGAAAAAGAAGAATTGGATTATTTTTATAACAATGAAAAAACAAAATATTTCGTAGCAAAACAGATAGAAGATAAAATATCTGTAGATGCAGATGAAGTTGTAAAAATTTATAATGAAAATAAGGCACAGTTTGATGCGCAGAATGTTCCTTTTTCTCAAGCAAGAGATATAATACAGAGAGATCTTTTAAATCAGCAGGTTGCAACACTTGAAAATGAAGAGTTCAATAAAATAGTACAGGAAATGGGAGAAACGGTGGAAATAACAAAAAAGGAAATTTTATTTTCCCAAGGGAATCCTGATGTAATAAGAAATATTATATTGAATAAAATAGTAACTGAAAAAGCTAAAGAAAATGATTTTGAAAAGAAAGAAAAAAATAGCCTGAAAATAATAAAAGACAATGTTCTTTTAAATTATTACATTGATTTGGAAGTAAGAAAAAAAGTACAGGTTACTCATGAAGAAATAGTAAATATATATGAAGCTGAAAAAGGTAAATTAGGAAATGTAACTCCTAATGACGCTTATAATCAAATAGCTAACGGATTGTTAAATAATAAAGCAAATGAAGAGAGAACAAATGTTATAAACAAAATAGTTGAAGAATATAAAATTGATGATTTAGTTAAGGAAAATTTATAA
- the rplM gene encoding 50S ribosomal protein L13 → MNKYTVMQKKEEVTRNWYEIDAEGKILGKLASEIAVKLMGKHKPSYTPHVDGGDYVIVTNAKKFAVTGTKMLSKKYYRHSGYPGGLKVRSLEEMLEKKPTEVIRKAVERMLPKNKLGSQMIGRLKIYVGSEHDHSAQKPEKIEL, encoded by the coding sequence GTGAATAAATACACTGTAATGCAAAAAAAAGAAGAAGTAACAAGAAACTGGTATGAAATTGATGCCGAAGGAAAAATATTAGGGAAATTGGCATCAGAAATTGCCGTAAAATTAATGGGGAAACATAAACCAAGTTATACACCTCATGTTGACGGAGGAGACTATGTAATAGTTACAAATGCAAAGAAATTTGCTGTAACAGGAACAAAAATGTTGAGCAAAAAATATTATAGACATAGTGGATATCCTGGAGGACTGAAAGTGAGAAGTCTGGAAGAAATGCTTGAAAAAAAACCTACTGAAGTAATAAGAAAAGCAGTTGAAAGAATGTTGCCTAAAAATAAATTAGGTAGTCAAATGATCGGAAGATTAAAAATTTATGTAGGGTCAGAGCATGATCATAGTGCTCAAAAACCTGAGAAGATAGAGTTATAG